The genomic region ATACATCAGCAAAGTTCATTAAGCTAAACCATAATCTAGGGGTGGAAATAAGTGAGCAGAATGGGGGTTGAATGGGCAGTATTAGCAGTAGATGAAGTCTCTGACTCACATTTTAAAGCCATGAGAGACCTTTCTTGCACTGAACACCCAGCTGCATTAGATTTGGATATTTTAGGTCTTCCACATCTCCAGTTGAGTCAGCTTTGTCTACAAGATTAAAAATTAGACTGGACTAATGGTCCAAGTCCGTTATACTGGTGGACACTCTCCCAGTCTCCATGGGATGGTAGGGCAGTTTCAAAATTGCTGCCATATTGCATGATAAAGCAGAATTAGTAGGAAAAGGGACAGTAGGAAAGACAGAAGTATAACAATCTCTGCAAATATAAACCCAGACAATAGCTCTGTGTCACAAGTAGAGAATTTCCTTACTGCCAGAGACCTCACAGTGCTCCATGCACCAGCCAGCAGGAACAGCAACTGTTTTGCAATCTGCAGGCTTGGTCATGGGTTACAGTTTGGTCTCAGGGTCTTTTTTCTTGGAATTTCTACAATTTCATATCTCTTTGTTTCATTAACTAATACTGACAGGGTGTAACAACACTGAACAGCTTTGCTTGGCACAATGGCTCCTCTTGGCTCATTTGGATTTTAAAAGAACGATTCATGACAATTGCTACTTTGTGCTGATTTTAACCTCTCATTTCCAATTAACATTTTTTAagtcacccctgccatggccaaaCTGTTAGAAGTACATCTGACACAACTTGATCTGGCAGACCAGGCTGTAATTTTGTGCTGTGaggaaataaatcaataaaCTATGATAGACTTTGTGCGATGAACAGAGCTCAGATGTGAGTGGAGAAAGGGAACACAGcacaaggaaagcacagagtgCAAAGATAAGATAAAAAATGTTGGGAagcatcctgcagctctggtgcTTTCTGCAACAAACTCCTCCTTTTTGCATAGCAGCTCCTCTTGTTTTCACCTACCTGCTGCATATTTTTGGATACCCTTCACTTCCCTTTCTTGAGATACACCTTTAAATCCACAGTGTGATTGGTTCCCAAGCCCTCCTGCAGAAATTGCCATCGTTGCTCATTCTCACTCTGCAATGGTTCTCCTGCCTTTGGGGGGATTACAAACAGCAGGAGCTTGGCTGATCTGCCAGGTGTGAGACTTTGGTATTTGCAGTAGTTTGGGCTGTAGGAagcttggcttttttttccccctcatcctCTGTCTAGCACAACAAAATCAGAGGAGTacaaaaggaagggaagaagcAGGAGACTGTCCTCATCTTCCATTGCTGGCCCTTGGCCACAAAGTCTTTGCTCaggctgagctcattattgccCCGGGCCAGTCCCAGGGTGGCTGGGGTGAGGAAAGCCTCCAGGAAAGTGAGGAGGACAGGCAGGATGGGGTGCTTGGGAATCACTTATCAGTGGAACAGCTAGTTCGCATCAATTAGATTAAACTGCTtcttgctcagccctgcaccTCAGATCACCACACTTCTATGACTTTCCCTGGGAACACATAAGGATTTATTTTAGAATGGGTTGAAGAGAACATGCTTCATGGTTGATTTTTGATACACCAGGATTTTAGGCAAGCTTCACAAATATGCATACCAAATGTACATCAGAGCCACTGCACACAAATCCATCTTTAGTAGTAAATCATCATACTCAAGAATAAAGTATCTTCTTTTCTATGCTAAAGGATTCCTAAAACATCTTCTCCATAATACAGAACACAGTGCTAGCAATTTGAAGGGTAGGATTTAATTTTCACTATCTTCACTATTGACACAAAACCTGTTccttttccacatttttttccacatCACATTTATTTTACTAGTATTCTGCAACATgggtgtaatttttttcctgcgGGGACAaagaaatattataaaataagcATGCACCAAGAGTACCTTGGGTTTGAAGTTTTCATGGCcaggaggcagggaaaaagACTGTGGTGAAGTCAGCTCTCTGGGTCTTGATGGCAGTGTGCCTGGTGCCTTGACTGAGATGGGAGATCTGCACTTTAACACTGATGCGGTGGCAGAATGCTCAGGTCTTGGAGAGGAGGAGTTAGACCTAAAATTTGCTTGCACCAATGAAGAATTCAATTGTAGTGGATGGGAATTAATGCTGCCAGTTTGTGGAACCAGTGGGGTAGAGTGAGGCCGTGGGAGAGACCACTGCTTTGAGATGCTAGAAGGGGTAGGAGAGGAGGCACTGATCTCATGAACAGATCTTTGGGATGAATCTGATCTAGATCTAGAAGGTGAGTGCAAGAAGCTTGGGGAAGGAGATGAGTGTTTTTCTGAGGGAGGAGACAATGCACCACTAGGACTGGTAGAAGCAAGCAAAGGATATGACCGGCAAGTGAAGATGGGTGAGTAAGTGTGCACTCTCTGAGACTTCTGAGGTGCCCAGGACCGGGAGGCAGAACCACCCAGCCCTTCTGGAGAAGGAGAGGTGGGGTATGCAAaggaagagggagctggggcacaAGGAGGATGCAGGGAAGACTGCAAATCTGGAGAAGCAACTGATCTTCTatgggaggagagaggggatGACAAAGAATTTCGGCAGTCTGGAGAAAGTGATTGAACAGGAGGGGGCTTTTTAGGAGAAAGGGACCTTGCTTGAGGGGTGGAATGAGGCTTGGAAGGTAAAGGCAGATGCTGAGCCCATCCTGAAAGCCAATAATCCTCTTTGCTGGGGGAATCTGGCCTTATAGGAGGGCTTGAAAGAGATTTCTTGGGGGTTGGGGGAGTTGTTTTGAACTTTTGATCTATTGCAAGTGTTGAGGAACTAAGGGAGCTAGGGGAAAATGTGGGACAAGAAGCAGGAGAAAGCGGCCTCCGCTGAGAGGAGCCTGATCTCAGAATAGCAGTTAAAAGAGTCAGTCTGGTTGGCAGAGGGGATTTGACTCCTGACTTGGCTGAATTTCCTCTGGATAACGTTTGTGTGCAAGGCTCATTTATACTACATATGGTCGAAGAAGACCCGTAAAGAGAGGGTGGAGACAAAGGTTTAGGGCTAGGAGATAATGAATGTGTTATTATATGTACAGGGAGAGGAGACAGAGCACTCAATTTTTTGGAAGAACTGGAGGATATAGACTGAGCTAAAGATCCTTGAATTTCAGTTGAACATGGAGGATTGGAGGAAAGATTTGGACTCTTTGTCGGAACAGAGGATGTGGTAAAGCCTCCCATTTTGCAAACACAGTCAGGGTTATAGAGACTTGGTGTTTGTAGGTTATCAGACAATCGAGGAGTGGAGTACCAACTCTTTGATGCAGAAGAGGATATTTTACACGTTGAGGGAGATGAACTATGGGAAGCAGACTGAAAGTAGAGAGATGACTCTTGCTTAGATAACCTGGTTGCTGACTGCCAGTTGTTACAGGAATCTTCCAGCGAAGAGGCTTGATTCATGTTAACCACGGGACCGCACGCTACTTTCTGATTAATTGGAGAAATTAAGTGGACAGCAGGTGGTTTAGAGGAAAGATGATCAGAGGTGGAAAGAGTAGAAATtaactggagagaaaaaaaaaaaaaaagaacagaattgTTAAAATAGGTGGAACCTGTGGAACTGTTAAACACCCCACATTTCAGTCCTGTGGTCATGCGTATAGGGTTTCCATTAGTACTGCTGTGTGGGTTAAAAGCATAGGGCTGTTTTAAGCTTGGCCATAGAGCCTGATGGTTAAGGTCCTtatggggaggtgactgaggcaGACAAGTTATGTGGTACTTCGGGTTTATGACACTTCAGTTTTGTTGATGTAAACAAAGTTCAAGGCTACAGTATTTTTCCTTTGAGGTAAAACCCAAGACAGTGGTGCCATGAGTGTCCTGAATCATGTGATGCCATCCACATTATGCAAACACAGTGGAAGGTAAGAAAATTGCAATAGTGTCCAATCTCACTTTGCCAGTTCACTGGAAAGCAGCCTTTTTGAAAATAGGATTCAAGTCAAGTGTTCTTTTTCTCATTCAGTAAACAACCAACCTGCCCTTCTGCAGCACTGTGATATCAGAATGCGAAATTTGCTTGGAACTACTTAAATCAGACATCCAGTCTGCTTTTCACTTCTCCTGTCATTCACAGTGCAGAGCATTTGACAGTTTGCAGGCATGTTAGAGTCCTTATCCCCTTCTCCACAGTCTTTCAATACACTAATAAAACAGTCATGAGCTCTTTCATGAGTGTCTTTTTTCTTGGGTCTATTCTAATTAGGATTTGTCAAAACTAATTAGAGCATACAAGTATATTATCAACCTGTTATACAGTTTCATGCTTCTAAAGAAAGAAATTCTCTCAAAATCTTCCAACTTATTATAATGCTGAAATTAAAAACTGAGGTATGCACAATATGAATAAAACATAGCAGTATGAAATCATGATTAAAGTCAACTGTAAAACCAAAAGGATACAAATTGTCACCTAACATTTGACTGAGCAATTTCAAAGCAGGGAAATTGACTCCAATTTCATCAAACTTGATGTATATATCAGAACACCTATTTAACTGCTGTTAGATACCCTGAAAATATTATGCAGCTCTATGAAAGACTATTATTATACGATTCAGTTTCAACACACTACTTGCTCATGGCTTTGGCTCAGcctattaattatatttttaatacatatATCTTACCCATAATAGAGACAAATTATGATGATTATGTAATATAGTATTGATAtattacaaaacaaaaataagaacaaaacaaCTAATGTTCAAGTGAGAGCACATGCTGGAAGAAGCTGCGACAGAAGAGGAAGATTTAAAAGCTTTCAAAGGCAAAACTATGCCTAAATACGGGCTAAACACACACTTCAAAATCCTATTAGCCCTTGTAACTTTAAATCAGTGAGGTCTTCTTGCTAAATGATACCATACAAATAGCAAGCCTTTTAAACCAAAGATGCTTTCTGCATAAGGTTACTTCAGAAAAGCCAGGTCAATGCTTTGATTTATGGGAATAAACACAAAACCTCCAAATGCCTTTACAACAACACTAACTTCCCCTGTTTTATACATGTGTTAAGGTGTCACATTTCAAAGTGGAAAGTCAATGGATGTATACAGGGAAAATATTGGATATAAAAATTAATGTTGTTTATATCCTTGTATATATATTCTATTCAATTGAGAAATTAGGACTCTTGTTGAAAATACTGCTAATTAAGAAGAAGCAAAAATGCTGGAAATTGAAAATCATTTACCAGCATTTAATCATTATGAAAAACTATTATTAAATATGTCATGaaagataaaattatttaacaAGTTGAAAAGCAGTGTGGTAATAAATCTGATAATTTGGAGCAGCCTCCTGAAGTTAATAATGAATTCTGGAAGTTAATCAACTACCAAAACAGAGTTAGGGTATTTAATCTCTGTATTTCAAACTAGAATAGATAAATTTCCCTTACAAAGACAACAGATTAAAAGAAAGCAAGGAACAAATATGAAACTTCATAATAAAATCATGTGATGTGCACTGACTTCTAATTAGTTAAAACTTAATAAGATTTATAAGCAGCTACAAAAATATTCATGGTAGCAGATGACAAATATGCTCCTGCAAGTAAGATCAAGACATTTTGCAGAATTCTTCCAGTTTAAATACCACTGAACATTCACATGCTGAGCTAATTGAGCCATTAATCAAGTATTCAGAAATGATTTTGCTATTGCAACACAGTATTAATAACCACATCCATAGATGATGAACCTCATTTACAGGATTAGGGAATCATAATCAAAGTGGCTTGGAAGTGACTTCCAGAGATCATCTAGTGCAGCCTCCTACCCAAAGCAGGGCTCTCACCAGCACCAGTGGCTCAGGTCAGCTGTGCCTGTGTCTCCTCAGTCCCCAGAGCtctgatggagctgcagcacccccaggcagcctgtgccagtgctgcacCACCTCCCACTGaggaagctgctcctggggcccagATGGGATCACCCACGCTGTGATTTGCAGCCATtgctgcctcacctgcccctgCAGAGGAGAGTTTGGCTCTGTCGTGCCCGTAACtgccctgcaaggggctctgggcagctcccaGATGCCTCCTAGGCTGTCTCTTGGTGGGAGTCAACAAAgccagctccttcagcctcaGCTCACATGTGCCCCAGACATGTTTACACTTTTGTGCTGGACCCCACTCCCTTCCTCACATCTCTCTTGAATTTGAAGGTTGCTGGCACCAAACTGAGCATGGCTTTACAGTTGCAGCCTCAACAGTGCCAGGTGAGATAGAATAACTTCCCTCAATCAGtagaattgttttcttttcaggttcTCTACCAGATTAAACCCTCCTGTAGGTGAATTGGATTAGTGCTGAAGAAGTGAGTGACCAAAGTAGTTTTGTGCTTCTTTGGTCTGTGATTCAACTGCAAGCCATTTTCTGTTCTCCTGAGTACCTATACATGTCCCAAAAATGTATGAAGAAAGTTGAAATAGGTGGCAAGGTTATGTTAGCACAAAGGGATAAAGGCACTTGAAAAAGATCTTGATGCTTTGTAGTTAATCATTCCAGAATTTTCAAAGTGGACATA from Agelaius phoeniceus isolate bAgePho1 chromosome 3, bAgePho1.hap1, whole genome shotgun sequence harbors:
- the MLIP gene encoding muscular LMNA-interacting protein — translated: MELGKHESKASGREALEEKQMVSSQESGTKPLTFTFVPSIGQLPTHFEVVDISKFLVTIPEEPKDLSNQKIVNKSDAVSDELVLKSGAKQGCVSTVCAGSTRTAFPSLGCHSSRGEMQENDLFKAEFILITDSGDEDEVAAASSNVHQPSDGYSPISAQLLTTSHVSPGTEAGKPPGDGHLPGVALSHSITDPQKKQLISTLSTSDHLSSKPPAVHLISPINQKVACGPVVNMNQASSLEDSCNNWQSATRLSKQESSLYFQSASHSSSPSTCKISSSASKSWYSTPRLSDNLQTPSLYNPDCVCKMGGFTTSSVPTKSPNLSSNPPCSTEIQGSLAQSISSSSSKKLSALSPLPVHIITHSLSPSPKPLSPPSLYGSSSTICSINEPCTQTLSRGNSAKSGVKSPLPTRLTLLTAILRSGSSQRRPLSPASCPTFSPSSLSSSTLAIDQKFKTTPPTPKKSLSSPPIRPDSPSKEDYWLSGWAQHLPLPSKPHSTPQARSLSPKKPPPVQSLSPDCRNSLSSPLSSHRRSVASPDLQSSLHPPCAPAPSSFAYPTSPSPEGLGGSASRSWAPQKSQRVHTYSPIFTCRSYPLLASTSPSGALSPPSEKHSSPSPSFLHSPSRSRSDSSQRSVHEISASSPTPSSISKQWSLPRPHSTPLVPQTGSINSHPLQLNSSLVQANFRSNSSSPRPEHSATASVLKCRSPISVKAPGTLPSRPRELTSPQSFSLPPGHENFKPKQYKIKTSYKAFAAIPTNTLLMEQKALEEPTKPASVTEGTALDTHSEMCSPAQLRQQTEELCAVIDQVLQDPLTMRRCESSPSFLQMSTESDVGKMSTTLQRAAGRETRYANLYKSVPIVTESQLTKPGVIRPVLVKAKSTQEKEEPYQANPFKKYLEEISDQNIEQQSSLSMVPIPENEMLISKEVSNERGSV